From Nicotiana tabacum cultivar K326 chromosome 15, ASM71507v2, whole genome shotgun sequence, the proteins below share one genomic window:
- the LOC107793697 gene encoding uncharacterized protein LOC107793697, translated as MQEKHQQKSKAHNILRNKRSSVKNSRTMTDSDCTEFERTKPRKRRQKLIKRPISRSKTVCDYLEELYKKKGSIREDALGKLINEFKKAVRYEFAQNICVTLTHRCENSLKRGSALEIDLALQLIGLLAITLGAGDHAHEIYEYSLEFLPQVLKSKSSHSAKVLECLAIVTLIGAKNTDETERSMEIIWKIMNEKETKPSVVAAAISAWSLLLSEINGWCVNHKKWKGLFSYLLKQLEEDYDQNVNSACVEALGVIFENGSLEKFSDDAENYANLKDMKDDILIRASSVTKENALKLLEDNSEKKITLTICETTLTLSTFSLVKQINYLKRYLGDGFKNHMKDNEHLHNIFQFWPETTSEDGEDLYQPEFEGVALRVFAPHIRREACTKRISMSPSSFLSKANTQLRNKYRMLAEKTKAGEYGVDQEFEYDEY; from the exons atgCAAGAAAAACATCAACAGAAATCAAAGGCACATAACATATTACGTAACAAGAGAAGTTCAGTGAAGAATTCAAGAACAATGACAGATTCAGATTGTACGGAGTTTGAGAGAACGAAACCCAGAAAGAGGCGTCAAAAGCTTATTAAGCGTCCAATTTCAAGATCAAAAACTGTTTGTGATTATTTAGAAGAACTGTATAAAAAGAA gGGATCCATAAGAGAAGACGCACTAGGCAAATTGATCAATGAATTTAAGAAAGCGGTGCGATATGAATTTGCTCAGAATAT TTGTGTTACTTTAACACACCGATGCGAAAATTCGTTGAAGCGGGGTTCTGCTTTGGAAATTGATCTTGCACTACAACTTATAG GATTGTTAGCAATAACACTTGGGGCTGGAGATCATGCACATGAGATATATGAATATTCACTAGAGTTTCTTCCTCAAGTTCTCAAATCCAAGTCATCTCATTCTGCCAAG GTATTAGAATGTTTGGCTATTGTCACCCTTATTGGTGCCAAAAATACTGATGAAACAGAAAGATCCATGGAGATTATTTGGAAAATCATGAATGAAAAAGAGACAAAACCCAGT GTTGTTGCTGCAGCAATATCTGCCTGGTCTCTTCTCCTTTCAGAAATAAATGGATGGTGTGTTAATCACAAGAAATGGAAAGG GTTGTTCTCGTATTTGCTGAAACAACTAGAGGAAGATTATGATCAAAATGTCAATTCTGCCTGCGTAGAAGCACTTGGTGTAATTTTTGAAAATGGCAGCCTTGAGAAATTTTCAGATGATGCAGAAAATTATGCAAACTTAAAAGACATGAAAGATGATATATTGATAAGAGCTTCAAGTGTCACCAAAGAAAATGCTTTAAAACTTCTTGAG GATAATAGTGAAAAGAAAATCACACTCACAATATGTGAAACTACATTGACCTTAAGCACTTTTTCCCTCGTGAAGCAG attaattatttaaaaagatATCTAGGCGATGGCTTTAAAAATCACATGAAG GATAACGAGCACCTCcataatatttttcaattttggcCAGAGACAACTTCTGAAGATGGCGAAGATTTGTATCAACCCGAATTTGAAGGG GTGGCTCTTCGGGTTTTTGCACCTCACATTAGAAGGGAAGCTTGCACAAAG AGGATTTCCATGTCGCCTAGTTCTTTCCTGAGCAAGGCAAATACTCAATTGAGGAACAAGTACAGGATGCTTGCAGAG AAGACTAAGGCTGGAGAATATGGAGTTGATCAAGAGTTTGAATATGATGAATACTAG
- the LOC107793696 gene encoding MFP1 attachment factor 1, which produces MAEMEETPQTQLEPTNSHDTQKNFSFRIWPPTQRTRDAVIQRLIETLSTPSILSKRYGTLTNEEASDIARCIEEEAFTFAGSSVSPDDDGIEILQVYSKEISKRMLDAVKSRSAATTSPEAESKPSESLANASESSAHTGETSSIETES; this is translated from the exons ATGGCTGAAATGGAAGAAACTCCACAGACCCAATTAGAACCCACTAATTCCCACGATACCCAGAAAAATTTTTCATTCAGAATTTGGCCACCCACACAGCGCACCCGTGACGCCGTCATTCAGCGTCTCATCGAAACTCTCTCTACCCCTTCTATCCTCTCGAAACGTTACGGCACTCTCACAAATGAAGAGGCTTCAGATATTGCCAGGTGCATAGAGGAAGAGGCCTTTACCTTTGCTGGATCCTCTGTCTCCCCTGACGATGATGGAATCGAGATCCTTCAG GTATACTCCAAGGAGATTAGCAAGCGTATGCTGGACGCTGTGAAGTCTAGATCTGCTGCTACCACTTCCCCGGAAGCTGAAAGTAAACCATCAGAGTCGCTGGCGAATGCTTCGGAGTCTTCTGCTCACACTGGGGAAACCTCATCCATTGAAACCGAGTCTTGA